A region of Treponema sp. J25 DNA encodes the following proteins:
- the topA gene encoding type I DNA topoisomerase: MVEKTKVKQKKTEKTERKKTLVIVESPAKAKTIEKYLGTHYVVRASMGHLIDLPKSRLAIDVDHNFEPEYITVRGRAKILKELQGEAKKADQVFLASDNDREGEAIAYHLRKAIEPKAPEVPIKRIVFNEITPVAIKQSVEAPADIDEAKVNAQKARRVLDRLVGYNLSPLLWKKVKNGLSAGRVQSVALRLICEREREVESFIPTEYWSLSAELKKGKSHLLAELVSWKGEKVDLPNEKAVEELMAELKGKTGQVIEVKESEKTIRPRPPFTTSTLQQTAANRLGFTSKKTMQLAQRLYEGVNVKDGRVGLITYMRTDSVRISQTALTDVRSWLSEHYPREVPESPQFYTVESKAQDAHEAIRPTYVRYTPEEVKDYLSRDEWRLYSLIWERFVSSQMKAARSKAVSVDIQIGDGVFRVSGSKLIEKGFYRVLNILAPKEDREPTVPDLQVGEEVEVVRLKPEQHFTQGPSRYTDASIVKALEEKGIGRPSTYAPIISVLLERYYVTRVNKQLVPTPLGRMINDMLVEYFPDVVDVDFTATMESKLDMVEENRIHWPDMIREFYGPFSKKVEEVQQNLASFKGSLDEPTEYVCEVCGKPMVKKLGRFGYFLACSGFPECKNTRSIPLAKCPRPGCDGDIVARKSKGRRGKEFYGCTRFPACDFITYYKPLPINCPKCGQFLVEKYDKKNGSIKVCINPACDYLHTAEEEAHAAEQ; encoded by the coding sequence ATGGTAGAAAAAACAAAAGTAAAACAAAAGAAGACAGAAAAAACAGAGCGGAAAAAGACCCTCGTCATTGTGGAATCCCCCGCAAAGGCCAAGACGATCGAAAAATATCTGGGGACCCACTACGTGGTCCGGGCTTCCATGGGGCACCTCATCGATTTGCCCAAGAGTCGCCTTGCCATTGATGTGGACCACAATTTTGAGCCTGAGTATATCACCGTCCGGGGGCGGGCAAAGATACTCAAGGAATTACAGGGGGAGGCGAAAAAAGCGGATCAGGTGTTCCTCGCCAGTGATAATGACCGGGAGGGAGAAGCCATTGCCTATCATCTGCGGAAAGCCATCGAACCAAAGGCGCCAGAGGTTCCCATAAAACGGATTGTTTTTAATGAAATTACGCCGGTGGCCATTAAACAATCCGTAGAAGCCCCGGCGGATATCGATGAGGCTAAGGTAAATGCCCAGAAGGCCCGTCGAGTCCTGGACCGCCTTGTGGGATATAACCTTTCCCCCCTCCTGTGGAAAAAGGTAAAGAATGGCCTTTCTGCCGGCCGGGTCCAATCGGTAGCCCTCAGGCTTATCTGTGAACGGGAGCGGGAGGTTGAGTCCTTTATCCCTACCGAGTACTGGTCCCTCTCGGCGGAACTGAAGAAGGGTAAGAGCCATCTTCTGGCGGAGCTTGTTTCCTGGAAGGGGGAAAAGGTAGACCTGCCAAACGAGAAGGCCGTAGAAGAACTAATGGCGGAACTTAAGGGAAAAACAGGCCAGGTTATCGAGGTAAAAGAATCGGAAAAGACGATTCGGCCCCGTCCACCCTTTACCACAAGTACCCTTCAGCAAACCGCGGCCAACCGTTTGGGTTTTACAAGCAAGAAGACCATGCAACTTGCCCAGCGTTTGTATGAGGGGGTCAATGTAAAGGATGGTCGGGTGGGGCTTATCACCTACATGCGAACCGACTCGGTGCGGATTTCCCAGACCGCCCTTACGGATGTGCGTTCCTGGCTTTCGGAACACTATCCCCGGGAAGTTCCGGAGAGCCCCCAATTCTATACGGTAGAATCAAAGGCCCAGGATGCCCATGAGGCCATCCGGCCTACCTATGTTCGCTATACCCCTGAGGAAGTGAAGGACTATTTAAGCCGGGATGAATGGCGCCTATATAGCCTTATCTGGGAACGCTTTGTGTCTAGCCAGATGAAGGCGGCCCGGTCTAAGGCCGTCAGCGTGGATATTCAGATAGGAGATGGGGTGTTCCGGGTTTCGGGTTCCAAATTGATAGAAAAAGGCTTTTACCGGGTATTGAATATCCTTGCGCCAAAGGAAGACCGGGAACCCACAGTCCCGGACCTGCAGGTGGGAGAGGAAGTAGAGGTAGTACGGTTAAAGCCGGAACAGCACTTTACCCAGGGTCCGAGCCGCTATACTGACGCCTCTATCGTGAAGGCCCTGGAAGAAAAAGGCATAGGCCGCCCTTCCACCTATGCGCCGATTATTTCGGTTTTGTTGGAACGGTACTATGTAACCCGGGTGAATAAACAGCTTGTTCCAACCCCCCTGGGGCGGATGATTAATGATATGCTCGTGGAATATTTCCCCGATGTGGTGGATGTGGATTTTACCGCTACCATGGAGAGTAAACTTGATATGGTAGAGGAAAATCGCATCCACTGGCCCGACATGATTCGGGAGTTCTATGGGCCCTTTTCCAAAAAAGTGGAGGAGGTCCAGCAAAACCTTGCCTCTTTTAAAGGCTCCCTTGATGAACCCACCGAATATGTCTGTGAAGTCTGTGGAAAACCCATGGTAAAAAAACTGGGGCGTTTTGGGTATTTCCTTGCCTGCTCAGGATTCCCCGAATGTAAGAATACCCGCTCAATTCCCCTGGCAAAATGTCCCCGGCCCGGCTGTGATGGGGATATTGTGGCTCGAAAATCAAAGGGCCGGCGGGGAAAAGAATTCTATGGCTGTACCCGGTTCCCTGCCTGTGATTTTATTACGTACTATAAACCGCTGCCTATCAATTGTCCTAAGTGTGGCCAATTTTTGGTGGAAAAATACGACAAGAAAAACGGTTCCATAAAGGTGTGTATTAATCCCGCCTGTGATTATCTCCATACTGCCGAGGAAGAGGCCCATGCAGCAGAACAGTAA
- a CDS encoding tyrosine-type recombinase/integrase: protein MQQNSKRVSAYAEQKRAPPIPDSQHTVVVRSGTPQEGDVQRDRNGTPLQDLPSSVEAYLSYLASVRNVSPRTIEAYRQDLIRFIQYCTVIGKAVEQVESREIQDFVGTLSAEGAAAVSINRALSSLRGYFRYVVRHGWRQDNPCATIRNLRAPKQLPSFLWEAEMAQFVRTPERAGILWPERDKALILVMYSGGLRISELASLCVQDLDPDLRGGHVIGKGNRERQFFLSDEAREALMAYLPLRASRIPPDTRIQALFISSKGRGLSIPGIRWIIDQYARRSGIQKHIHPHALRHSFATHLVNSGCDVRLVQELLGHASLSTTQRYTHVNIEHLKKVYFSAHPHGQRTRK, encoded by the coding sequence ATGCAGCAGAACAGTAAAAGAGTCTCCGCCTATGCGGAACAAAAAAGAGCCCCCCCCATTCCCGATTCTCAGCACACGGTGGTAGTTAGGTCGGGCACGCCGCAGGAAGGGGATGTGCAAAGGGATCGCAACGGAACACCGCTCCAGGATCTTCCCTCGAGTGTGGAAGCATACCTTTCGTATCTTGCTTCGGTGCGGAACGTTTCTCCCCGGACTATAGAAGCTTATCGGCAGGACCTTATCCGTTTTATTCAGTATTGTACTGTTATCGGAAAGGCGGTAGAGCAAGTGGAGAGCCGGGAAATTCAGGATTTTGTGGGAACCCTCAGTGCGGAGGGGGCGGCGGCGGTCAGTATCAACAGGGCCCTCTCTTCTCTCCGGGGCTATTTTCGCTATGTGGTGCGGCACGGATGGCGGCAGGATAACCCCTGTGCTACGATTCGAAACCTCCGGGCACCGAAACAACTCCCTTCGTTTTTATGGGAAGCCGAGATGGCCCAGTTTGTCCGGACCCCTGAACGGGCGGGAATCCTCTGGCCAGAACGGGATAAGGCCCTGATCCTGGTGATGTATTCGGGGGGATTACGTATTTCCGAACTGGCTTCCCTCTGTGTGCAAGACCTGGACCCGGACCTTCGGGGAGGTCATGTGATAGGGAAGGGAAACCGGGAACGGCAATTTTTCCTCTCCGACGAGGCTCGGGAAGCCCTTATGGCCTATCTTCCCCTTCGGGCCAGTCGTATTCCACCGGATACCCGGATCCAGGCCCTGTTCATTAGCAGCAAGGGGCGGGGACTTTCTATACCGGGCATCCGCTGGATCATCGATCAATATGCCCGCCGTTCGGGGATTCAGAAACACATCCATCCCCATGCGCTGCGGCATAGCTTTGCCACCCATCTGGTAAACTCCGGGTGTGACGTTCGGCTGGTACAAGAACTGTTGGGCCATGCGAGTCTTTCTACCACCCAACGGTACACCCATGTGAATATAGAACACCTAAAGAAGGTGTATTTTAGTGCCCATCCCCATGGGCAGCGAACGAGGAAATGA
- the hslV gene encoding ATP-dependent protease subunit HslV codes for MTMKIRSTTILAVRRDGKVAMAGDGQVTVGETVMKPNARKVRRLLDGKVLCGFAGATADAFTLFERFEVKLKEYSGDLARAAVELAKDWRTDRALRRLEAMLLVADKQKTLLISGTGDVIEPAEAALAIGSGGPYAYAAALAYLDGSNLSAREIAEKSLRIAGSICIYTNDQIVVEELE; via the coding sequence ATGACTATGAAGATTCGAAGTACGACGATATTGGCGGTTCGCCGGGACGGTAAGGTAGCCATGGCCGGCGATGGACAGGTCACGGTGGGTGAAACGGTCATGAAACCCAATGCCCGTAAGGTGCGACGCCTTCTTGATGGGAAGGTCCTCTGTGGTTTTGCGGGGGCCACCGCCGATGCTTTTACCCTCTTTGAACGTTTTGAGGTAAAGCTTAAGGAGTATTCGGGGGATCTGGCCAGGGCTGCGGTGGAACTGGCTAAGGACTGGCGTACCGATCGGGCCCTCCGGCGCCTTGAGGCGATGCTCCTCGTGGCGGATAAACAGAAGACCCTGCTTATCTCGGGTACGGGCGATGTGATTGAGCCTGCCGAGGCAGCTCTGGCCATCGGTTCGGGGGGGCCCTACGCCTATGCGGCGGCCCTGGCCTATCTGGATGGAAGCAATCTCTCGGCCCGGGAAATCGCCGAAAAGAGTTTGCGCATCGCCGGTTCTATTTGTATTTATACCAATGATCAGATTGTGGTAGAGGAGCTTGAGTAA
- the hslU gene encoding ATP-dependent protease ATPase subunit HslU, translating to MESNRYGIQEADGRTKEISLARSLTPRQIVAALDTYIVGQRKAKRAVAVALRNRMRRLELPEDVRDDIAPKNILMIGPTGVGKTEIARRLAKLAGAPFVKVEATKYTEVGYVGRDVESMIRDLMAAGIQMVRQEMQEQVREEAEKRTEEILLDLLLPGSKKTTSSPANPLGALFSSLTGGAERASPSAPGSFLVSGTEGEAPGSPLFGGEEGVNKEAPSREKLRAMLRQGLLEDRLVEVMVQQSPQLPAMEILGGGNLEDLENSITGLVGMFGVGKKKKELPIRRAREVIFQEEVEKLIDRDRMIEEARRRVEQMGIVFIDEIDKIASRGERVGGPDVSREGVQRDILPIVEGSVVNTRWGPVDTRHILFIGAGAFNVSKPSDLIPELQGRFPLRVELEPLGKEEFLRILTEPKNALTKQYHDLLAVEGVEIEFTPDAIERIASIAAEVNSKLENIGARRLHTIMEALLEELSFEAPDIAPARVPITAAYVDEKLRHLVVDQDVGRYIL from the coding sequence ATGGAAAGTAACCGATATGGTATACAGGAAGCAGATGGGCGTACCAAAGAAATAAGCTTAGCCCGGAGCCTAACTCCACGGCAGATTGTAGCGGCCCTGGATACCTACATCGTGGGGCAGCGAAAGGCAAAACGGGCGGTAGCCGTGGCGCTCCGTAATCGGATGCGGCGACTCGAATTGCCCGAAGATGTGCGGGACGATATTGCGCCTAAGAATATCCTCATGATTGGCCCCACCGGCGTAGGAAAAACAGAAATTGCCCGGCGTCTTGCCAAACTCGCCGGGGCCCCCTTTGTAAAGGTGGAAGCCACCAAATATACCGAGGTAGGCTACGTCGGGCGGGATGTGGAGTCCATGATCCGGGATCTGATGGCCGCGGGTATTCAGATGGTCCGCCAGGAGATGCAGGAACAGGTCCGGGAAGAGGCGGAGAAACGAACTGAGGAGATTCTCCTGGATCTTCTCTTGCCGGGATCGAAGAAGACAACCAGTTCCCCCGCTAACCCCTTGGGGGCCCTCTTTTCAAGTTTAACCGGAGGAGCAGAGAGAGCATCCCCTTCCGCTCCGGGATCCTTCCTTGTTTCGGGGACCGAAGGTGAGGCCCCGGGAAGTCCCTTGTTTGGGGGTGAAGAGGGAGTAAATAAGGAAGCCCCCAGCAGGGAAAAACTCCGGGCCATGCTCCGCCAGGGACTCCTGGAGGATCGCCTGGTGGAGGTCATGGTCCAGCAAAGTCCCCAACTGCCGGCCATGGAAATCCTGGGTGGGGGCAACCTGGAAGATCTGGAAAATAGCATTACTGGCCTCGTAGGCATGTTCGGGGTAGGCAAGAAAAAGAAAGAACTGCCGATACGACGGGCCCGGGAGGTAATATTCCAGGAAGAGGTAGAAAAACTCATCGATCGGGACCGGATGATCGAAGAGGCCCGTCGACGGGTGGAACAGATGGGTATCGTTTTCATTGATGAGATTGATAAGATTGCCTCCCGGGGGGAACGGGTAGGCGGCCCTGATGTGTCCCGCGAAGGGGTGCAACGGGATATTCTTCCCATTGTAGAAGGATCGGTGGTCAATACCCGCTGGGGGCCGGTGGACACCCGGCATATCCTCTTTATTGGGGCCGGGGCTTTCAATGTGAGTAAACCCTCGGACCTTATCCCCGAATTGCAGGGGCGTTTCCCCCTGCGGGTAGAGCTGGAGCCCCTGGGAAAAGAGGAGTTCCTCCGGATCCTTACGGAACCTAAAAACGCCCTTACCAAGCAGTACCATGACCTTTTGGCGGTGGAAGGGGTAGAAATCGAATTTACCCCCGATGCAATAGAACGGATCGCCTCTATTGCTGCCGAGGTGAATAGCAAGCTGGAGAATATTGGGGCCCGCCGGCTTCATACCATTATGGAGGCCCTCTTAGAGGAACTATCTTTTGAGGCCCCCGATATCGCTCCTGCTCGGGTTCCCATTACAGCAGCCTATGTGGATGAAAAACTGCGCCACCTGGTGGTGGATCAGGATGTAGGGCGCTACATTTTGTAG
- the flgB gene encoding flagellar basal body rod protein FlgB, which translates to MTIQNDFTKTVDILHRAMDASLIRRDVIANNIANADVPNFKRTVVNFESELKRALETEKQRPALELTLTNPKHIPNWRERDYREVQPRRVLDYVTTAKNNGNNVDPEEEMMLALQNQLMYTLMAQAQTFQFGQINLVLR; encoded by the coding sequence ATGACCATACAGAATGATTTTACCAAGACCGTAGACATCCTCCATCGTGCCATGGATGCAAGCCTTATCCGACGGGATGTGATAGCCAATAACATCGCCAATGCGGATGTGCCGAATTTTAAACGCACGGTAGTGAATTTTGAAAGCGAACTTAAGCGGGCCCTGGAAACCGAAAAGCAACGGCCCGCTCTGGAACTCACCCTGACCAACCCCAAGCATATTCCCAATTGGCGGGAACGGGATTACCGGGAGGTCCAGCCCCGACGGGTCCTGGATTATGTGACCACCGCCAAAAATAACGGCAACAATGTGGATCCCGAAGAAGAGATGATGCTGGCCCTGCAGAATCAGCTTATGTATACCCTGATGGCCCAGGCCCAGACTTTCCAGTTTGGACAGATCAATCTGGTGTTGCGTTAG
- the flgC gene encoding flagellar basal body rod protein FlgC: MGLFNSINIAASGMTAERLRSDVIADNIANANTTRTTEGGPFRRSRVILRPRAQQPYWRSPFLPDMMDGGIAKGVRVVGVEKDTSPPRLVYDPTHPDAIKSGPRAGYVEMPNVNIVTEMVDLIAASRAYEANAAIVNGSKAMFMKALEIGGR, encoded by the coding sequence ATGGGGCTTTTTAATTCGATTAACATCGCCGCCAGTGGCATGACCGCCGAACGGCTGCGGTCCGATGTAATCGCCGATAATATTGCCAACGCCAACACCACCCGGACCACCGAAGGGGGACCCTTCCGCCGGAGTCGGGTTATTCTTCGTCCCCGGGCTCAGCAGCCCTACTGGCGAAGTCCCTTCTTGCCTGACATGATGGACGGGGGTATCGCCAAGGGTGTCCGGGTAGTGGGTGTAGAAAAGGATACGTCGCCGCCCCGGCTGGTGTACGACCCCACCCATCCGGATGCGATTAAAAGCGGTCCCCGGGCAGGGTATGTGGAGATGCCCAACGTGAATATCGTTACCGAAATGGTAGATCTTATTGCGGCGTCCCGGGCCTATGAGGCCAATGCGGCTATCGTGAATGGATCAAAAGCCATGTTTATGAAGGCCCTGGAAATTGGGGGGAGGTAA
- the fliE gene encoding flagellar hook-basal body complex protein FliE: MTIYKPELVTGDKIPMVVTHPKHLVPKTGEFRTSGTALAQLGEKVGAEGVLRSGSFEDAMLKALDSVNQDQITSDQLMVDMVTDPDSVDPHDVTIAMAKANLSLNIARTVLDRVVKGWKELINTR, from the coding sequence ATGACCATTTATAAGCCCGAACTGGTAACAGGGGATAAGATCCCCATGGTGGTAACCCACCCGAAGCACCTGGTTCCTAAAACGGGAGAATTCCGGACCAGCGGGACCGCCCTGGCCCAACTGGGAGAAAAGGTTGGAGCAGAGGGGGTGCTCCGCAGCGGGTCCTTTGAGGATGCCATGCTGAAAGCCCTGGATTCGGTGAATCAGGATCAGATTACCAGTGATCAGCTTATGGTGGACATGGTGACCGATCCCGATTCGGTGGACCCCCATGACGTGACCATCGCCATGGCAAAGGCGAACCTCTCGTTGAACATCGCTCGAACGGTCTTAGACCGGGTGGTGAAGGGCTGGAAAGAACTGATTAATACTCGCTAA
- the fliF gene encoding flagellar basal-body MS-ring/collar protein FliF, with protein MMEFFKKLIEQLKTLWGKWTLVQKLILIGIVVAALVGVAVLIGVSSAPSMVPIIDAPIRDETARDRIITRLNEEGVRVSVTSTGVIMVSDEKTARRMRSILIREDLIPTGTDPWAIFDRERWTITDFERNVNLRRSITQMVTEHIKALDDVDDANVTIVMPERQLFQADQNPVTASVIITPRPGSDITTNRKKIEGIQKILKFAVEGLKDENIVITDQNGLVLNDFAGMADLDRLEITKREQRLVQSLEAQYRAAVLKALQQIYTPDRVRDLNIKIEMDMSKKSIQTEEFFPITLKPDNPDTPYDDSEITPSITRSQSSSTTKWEGTGFNPEGPAGVEGQTPPAFKDMSNLYGKVEQTTLTKNEEINRRQIQEDRSPTINRVTVSVNIDGRWKLKYNEKGEPIINPDNSLAREYIPIPEEELKKAQALVQDAIGYNRARGDSVTVQNIQFDRTKQFAEEDAAYLRRRQFQTTMVLLLAGIALLLLSFIIFRIVSRELERRRRLREEELSRQHQMMRESALRQAEEEGVEVSMSVEERKRLELQENAINMAKEHPEDVAQLIRTWLMEE; from the coding sequence ATGATGGAGTTTTTTAAAAAGCTTATCGAGCAGCTCAAGACCCTGTGGGGGAAGTGGACCCTGGTCCAAAAGCTTATCCTCATCGGGATTGTGGTGGCGGCCCTGGTAGGGGTGGCGGTTCTTATCGGTGTTTCGTCGGCCCCTTCGATGGTGCCCATCATCGATGCGCCGATTCGGGATGAAACCGCCCGGGATCGGATCATTACCCGGCTCAACGAGGAAGGGGTGCGGGTCTCTGTCACGTCCACGGGGGTTATCATGGTAAGTGATGAAAAGACCGCCCGTCGGATGCGTTCGATCCTGATCCGGGAAGACCTGATTCCCACAGGCACTGATCCCTGGGCAATCTTTGACCGGGAACGCTGGACCATCACCGACTTTGAGCGCAATGTGAACCTCCGTCGTTCCATTACCCAGATGGTAACCGAACACATCAAGGCCCTGGACGATGTGGACGATGCAAACGTAACCATCGTGATGCCCGAACGGCAACTCTTTCAGGCGGATCAAAACCCTGTAACCGCCAGTGTTATCATCACCCCTCGACCGGGAAGTGATATCACCACGAACCGTAAAAAAATAGAAGGGATTCAGAAGATCCTTAAGTTTGCCGTGGAGGGCCTTAAGGACGAGAACATCGTTATCACCGATCAGAATGGCCTGGTGCTCAACGATTTTGCCGGCATGGCAGACCTGGATCGGCTCGAAATAACCAAGCGGGAACAGCGGCTGGTGCAATCCCTGGAGGCCCAGTACCGGGCGGCGGTGCTCAAGGCGCTGCAGCAGATCTATACCCCCGATCGGGTGCGGGACCTGAACATCAAAATAGAAATGGATATGTCGAAAAAATCGATCCAGACCGAAGAGTTCTTCCCCATCACCTTGAAACCGGACAATCCCGATACCCCCTACGATGACTCGGAAATTACCCCCTCCATTACCCGGTCCCAGTCTTCCTCTACCACCAAATGGGAAGGAACCGGTTTTAATCCCGAAGGCCCGGCGGGGGTGGAGGGCCAGACCCCTCCTGCCTTTAAGGACATGTCCAATCTTTATGGTAAGGTGGAACAGACAACCCTTACCAAGAACGAGGAAATCAATCGGCGCCAGATCCAGGAAGATCGGAGCCCCACGATTAATCGGGTTACCGTTTCCGTGAATATCGATGGACGCTGGAAGCTAAAATACAACGAAAAGGGAGAGCCCATAATCAACCCCGATAACTCCCTGGCCCGGGAATATATTCCCATCCCCGAAGAGGAACTGAAGAAGGCCCAGGCCCTGGTCCAGGATGCCATTGGGTACAACCGAGCCCGGGGGGATTCGGTGACGGTCCAGAATATCCAGTTTGATCGGACCAAGCAGTTTGCCGAAGAAGATGCGGCCTACCTCAGGCGGCGTCAGTTCCAGACTACTATGGTATTGCTGCTTGCGGGAATCGCCCTCCTTCTGTTATCATTTATTATATTCCGGATTGTCAGCAGAGAACTGGAGCGCCGGCGACGCCTGCGGGAAGAGGAACTGTCTCGCCAGCATCAGATGATGCGAGAAAGCGCCCTCCGGCAGGCCGAAGAAGAGGGGGTGGAAGTTTCCATGTCGGTGGAAGAGCGCAAACGGCTTGAACTGCAGGAGAATGCCATCAATATGGCAAAGGAACACCCCGAAGATGTGGCCCAGCTTATTCGGACCTGGTTGATGGAGGAGTAG
- the fliG gene encoding flagellar motor switch protein FliG: protein MAKTSTPTTEQTKTPATTTPSHTTTHTTTGKKGKSSKELTGRQKAAIFLVTIGSEISAEIFKHLREDEIETLTFEIARLETIEPEQKDAVLMEFQELMMASEFITTGGIDYARELLEKSLGSQKAIEIINRLTSSLQVRPFDFIRRTDPAHLLNFIQQEHPQTIALILAYLEPNKASVILQSLPHEMRSDVARRIATMDRTSPEVLREVERVLEKKLSTLSSEDYTAAGGVESIVEILNLVDRSSEKQIIEALEEEDPELAEEIKKRMFVFEDIVMLDDRAIQKVLREVDSQELAKALKAVDTEVQDKIFRNMSKRAASMLKEDMEYMGPIRLKDVEEAQQKIVSIIRHLEDTGEIVVARSGEDELVV from the coding sequence ATGGCAAAGACAAGTACGCCCACCACAGAACAAACTAAAACGCCGGCCACCACGACACCTTCCCATACCACTACCCATACGACTACCGGTAAGAAGGGAAAATCCTCCAAGGAATTGACGGGGCGCCAAAAGGCGGCCATATTCCTGGTTACCATAGGATCGGAAATTTCGGCGGAAATTTTTAAACACCTGCGGGAAGATGAAATAGAAACCCTCACCTTTGAAATCGCCCGCCTTGAAACCATAGAGCCGGAACAGAAGGATGCGGTCCTCATGGAGTTCCAGGAACTCATGATGGCCAGCGAATTTATCACCACCGGCGGTATCGACTATGCCCGGGAACTGTTGGAAAAATCCCTGGGGAGCCAGAAGGCCATCGAAATTATTAACCGGCTTACCAGCAGCCTCCAGGTGCGACCCTTCGATTTTATCCGGCGTACTGATCCCGCCCATCTGCTTAACTTTATTCAGCAAGAGCATCCCCAGACCATTGCCCTTATCCTAGCATACCTGGAACCCAATAAGGCCTCGGTGATCCTTCAGAGCCTTCCCCACGAGATGCGTAGCGACGTGGCCCGGCGCATCGCTACCATGGACCGTACAAGCCCGGAGGTTTTGCGGGAGGTTGAGCGGGTACTGGAGAAAAAGCTTTCCACCCTTTCCAGCGAAGACTACACCGCCGCCGGTGGTGTAGAAAGCATCGTGGAAATTCTAAACCTGGTAGATCGTTCTTCTGAAAAGCAGATTATCGAGGCCCTGGAAGAAGAGGACCCCGAATTGGCCGAGGAAATCAAGAAACGGATGTTCGTTTTCGAAGATATCGTTATGCTGGACGATCGGGCCATTCAGAAGGTGCTTCGGGAAGTGGACTCCCAGGAATTGGCCAAGGCCCTCAAGGCAGTGGATACGGAGGTTCAGGACAAGATCTTCCGGAACATGTCCAAGCGGGCCGCCAGCATGCTCAAGGAAGATATGGAATACATGGGACCGATCCGCTTAAAGGATGTAGAGGAGGCCCAGCAGAAAATCGTTTCTATTATTCGTCACCTGGAAGATACGGGCGAAATCGTTGTGGCCCGCTCCGGGGAAGACGAACTGGTGGTATAA
- the fliH gene encoding flagellar assembly protein FliH, giving the protein MAKTVFRPTEIIIQPKPVVLEPLPGTGAGGTGAPLGGGEKEAQLESVEEVYTGPTVEELRQEAEAFRAQWEQEREAMIAAARAEAEAIVKEAEQAAFQEVKRKTDQAQLIKRQAEDEAARIVAEAERKIKDLETQIRSTLEEERKRAYQEGFAAGKEAGFAEGKAEAQRLVERLHVVLERAQEKRAEILAETEQQIIDLVLLIARKVIKVISENQRNVVISNVVQALRKVKGRGDIIIRVNLEDLKVTSEHIKEFIQLIEGVKNIQVVEDSTVDQGGCIIETDFGEIDARIASQLAELEQKILELSPIKARARTTPVDAQ; this is encoded by the coding sequence ATGGCAAAAACCGTATTTCGCCCGACCGAAATCATTATCCAGCCCAAGCCGGTGGTGTTAGAACCCTTGCCGGGAACGGGCGCCGGGGGAACTGGTGCTCCGCTTGGCGGAGGGGAAAAGGAAGCTCAACTTGAATCGGTGGAAGAGGTCTACACCGGTCCCACCGTGGAGGAGCTTCGCCAGGAGGCAGAGGCCTTCCGGGCCCAGTGGGAGCAGGAACGGGAAGCCATGATTGCCGCGGCCCGGGCGGAAGCGGAAGCTATTGTTAAAGAAGCAGAACAGGCGGCCTTTCAAGAAGTAAAACGAAAAACTGATCAGGCCCAGTTGATTAAGCGCCAGGCTGAAGATGAGGCCGCCCGGATTGTGGCGGAGGCGGAACGGAAGATAAAGGACCTGGAGACTCAGATCCGTTCGACCCTTGAAGAGGAACGGAAGCGGGCCTATCAGGAGGGCTTTGCGGCGGGTAAGGAAGCGGGCTTTGCGGAAGGTAAGGCCGAGGCCCAGCGCCTTGTGGAGCGGCTCCATGTAGTATTAGAGCGGGCCCAGGAAAAACGGGCCGAGATTCTGGCCGAAACGGAGCAGCAAATCATCGATCTGGTGCTCCTCATCGCCCGGAAGGTGATAAAGGTTATCAGCGAAAATCAGCGGAACGTGGTAATTTCCAACGTGGTGCAGGCCCTCCGAAAGGTAAAGGGCCGGGGCGATATCATTATTCGGGTGAATCTTGAGGATCTCAAGGTTACGAGCGAACATATCAAAGAATTTATCCAGCTTATCGAAGGGGTAAAGAATATTCAGGTTGTCGAAGACTCCACGGTAGACCAGGGCGGTTGTATTATCGAAACTGACTTTGGCGAGATCGATGCCCGCATTGCAAGTCAGCTGGCAGAACTGGAGCAGAAGATTCTCGAACTTTCGCCTATTAAAGCCCGGGCCCGCACTACCCCGGTGGATGCCCAATAG